The Methanosphaera sp. WGK6 DNA segment ATATCTAATATAATTATTTTTTTCCACATGGGATTTGGTAATGAAAATAGGTAGTGAGGTGCACTTGTACCCGCATCAATTGTCATTACATTTTCTGGAAGAGGTCTTTTATTTAATTCTTCTTCGATTTTATTAATTGTTGCAGGTCCAAATCCATCATCTTTGAATAATACATTTCCACAACCTACAACTAATACTTCAGCGTCATATGTCAATATAATTTCTCCAATTTTATTTTATTATTTATTTAGTCTGTATATTTTTATTTATATTATATTTAATATATGATTGTTTTCACTTTAGATTTTTTTGGAACATAACATGTTATCATATCCCTTTCAGATTCTTCATTTAATGGTTCATTAAGTAATGAGTTATACCATGATAATACCATTTTATTTGTAGTTGGATCCATATATAATGCATAACCTTCAATATTATCCATCATGAATAATATCCATCTATCTGTACCTTCTAAAGTTTTATAGATTCTACAAAAAAATTTATTTTTATCAGAATCATCAGAAAAAGACATATAAATATTATTCAAAGAAAAAGATTCTTTAGGCTTTAATAATTTAGCAGATAGTTTATAAGATAATAATAATTCTTCTACATCACTTAATTTTAGATTTAAATAAATATTATCATCAATAGTTAAATCAAGTAATACTTCATCATCAGTTATAATCATGAGAACCACATAAGAGTAAAATGTTAAAAAAAAATATTGAAAAAAAGAAAGGAATCGAGATTAATTAATTACCAAAAGATTCTTTAACTTTATCAAAGAAGCCATGTTTAACATGACTAATTTCTTCACCACTTTCATCAGCGAAATCTTTAAGAATTTCTTTTTGTTTATCAGATAATTTTTTAGGAACAACAACGTGTACTTTAACATAGAGATTACCTTTATCTTTACCCCAGTTAATTCTTTGTATACCTTCTCCTTTTAGTTTAAAGGTACTTCCACTTTGTGTTCCTGCAGGAATTGAAAGTGTTGCTGTTTTTCCATCTATTGTAGGTACATCCACTTTATCTCCAAGACATGCTTGAACATAACTTATTGGTAGTTCATAATACAAGTGTTGACCTTCCCGTCTAAATAAGTCATGTTTTAATACATTTATAGTTACATATAAATCTCCAGAAGGAGCTCCATTTATTCCATCATCTCCTTCACCAGAAACTCTTAGTCGAGACCCTGTCTCTACACCTGCAGGTATATTAATAGAAATGGTATTAACAGTAGATTTTAATCCTTTACCCCTACAATCAGTACATGGTTTTTCTATAATTTGTCCTTCACCATTACATTGTGGACATGGAGATACCGTTGCAAATTGACCTAGTGGCGTATTTTGTACTTGTCTTACCTGACCAGCACCATTACAATTTGAACAAGTTTTTGAGGAGGAACCAGGTTCTGCTTTAGATCCATTACATGTTGGACATGTTTTTTTATGTCTTACATCAATCTTTTTAGAAACTCCAGTTGACACTTCTTCAAGAGTTAAATCAATAACTTGTTCTAAATCTTGACCTCTACCAGAATTTCTTGAAGAACCTCCACCAAATCCGAAAAGGTCAAAAATACTTCCAAATCCTCCTTGACCTCCACCAAATCCACTGAATATATCTTCAAAGTTTATATTGTTAAATATATCTTCTTGACTAAAGCCATCCATTCCTGCATGACCATATGTATCATATCTTTGTCTTTTATCATCATCAGATAAAACCCCATATGCTTCACTTAATTCCTTGAACTTTTCTTCAGCATCAGCAGCACTATTTTTATCAGGATGATATTTCATAGCTAATTTACGATAAGCTTTTTTAATTGTTTTTTTATCGGCGTTTTTATCTACACCTAATACTTCATAATAATCTCTCTTATCTGCCATTTTTCTGACTCCCTTTCCTTTTTAAATTATTATAATGAAAATTTGGAAAAAATAGTTTTTTGAGTGTTATTTTCCCATTAACTATTTCTTTAATTAATTATGGGATTTCTTTATTTATATTTATTTTAAAGTATTACAGCTAATTATTTTTTTTTCATATAGAGCAACAGAGTATTTATTTAATTTAAAGTTAATTTTTATAATAAAACTCTAAAATATTCCTTTTATCGTCTACACTATTAAATAACTTTTTTCATAGAATATCTAATAGATTATGTTATTATTCTTTTTTAAAATATTTATTTTGTCAGAAAACTTATTAAAATCCTATCAATAATAATTTTCATTATAGTTTATGACTACATTATATGTTATAAAAAAAATGCTTTAAAAAGGTTAATTAAGAGATACTAATTATCTCTTAAATGTATTTATTGTTTTTCAAAGTCTGCATCAATTGTGTCATCGTCTGCTTGAGATGGGTTATCTTGTGCTTGTTGTTGTGCTTGTTGTTGTGCTTCTGCAGCTTGTTGGTATATTTCTGCTCCAATTTCTTGTATTGTTTTATCTAATGTTTCTGATTTTTCTTTGATTAAGTCAATATCATCTTTTTCTATTGCATCTTTGAGTTCTGCTTGTTGATCTTTAAGAAGTGTTTGTTTTTCTTCTGCTAATTGATCTTTGAGTTCTTCTAATGTTTTATCAACTGTGTATACTAATGTATCTGCATTGTTTCTTATTTCAATTTCTTGTTGACGTTTTTTATCTTCTTCTGCATGTGCTTCTGCTTCTTTTACTTTTTGTTCAATTTCTTCATCAGATAATTTGTTTGATGATGTGATTGTTATTTGTTGTTCTTTTCCAGTTCCTTGATCTTTTGCAGATACATTAATTATACCATTTGAATCTATGTCAAAAGTTACTTCAATT contains these protein-coding regions:
- the dnaJ gene encoding molecular chaperone DnaJ, whose amino-acid sequence is MADKRDYYEVLGVDKNADKKTIKKAYRKLAMKYHPDKNSAADAEEKFKELSEAYGVLSDDDKRQRYDTYGHAGMDGFSQEDIFNNINFEDIFSGFGGGQGGFGSIFDLFGFGGGSSRNSGRGQDLEQVIDLTLEEVSTGVSKKIDVRHKKTCPTCNGSKAEPGSSSKTCSNCNGAGQVRQVQNTPLGQFATVSPCPQCNGEGQIIEKPCTDCRGKGLKSTVNTISINIPAGVETGSRLRVSGEGDDGINGAPSGDLYVTINVLKHDLFRREGQHLYYELPISYVQACLGDKVDVPTIDGKTATLSIPAGTQSGSTFKLKGEGIQRINWGKDKGNLYVKVHVVVPKKLSDKQKEILKDFADESGEEISHVKHGFFDKVKESFGN